ACGCCGAGCCGGCGGTGAGCGTGCTGCGAACGACCGTGACCTGGTTGCCGGTGTGCGAGCCGTCGAGGAGGACCTGCAGCTCGGTGCCGCCGATCCACTCGATCCGGTCGTGGTCGGCGGCCTGGGCGATGTAGGCGAGGATCATCGGGATCTCCCGTCGTGCGGCGACGCCAGTTGACTTACCGGACGTCTAACGAATACACGCACGGTAGGATCTCGTCGTGGCCGAGGTCAAGAGGCGTTACCACTCCCCCCTGCGCACCGGGCAGGCCGAGGCGTCGCGGGCCGCCGTGCTGGCAGCCGCCCGCGAGCTCTTCGTCGAGCAGGGGTACGGCGGCACGACCATCGACCAGGTCGCCGCCCGGGCCGGCGTCAGCAAGCCGACGGTCTTCACGGCCGTCGGCAACAAGGCCACCCTGCTCAAGGTCGTCCGGGACGTGGCGATGGCCGGCGACGACGACCCCCGCAGCGTGACCGATCGTGAGGACGTCGCGAGCATCGCCCGGGCGGGTGACCTCGACCGCGCGATCGTGCTCACGGCCCGGCACGTCCTGGCGGTGAACGAACGCTACGACGACG
This genomic interval from Nocardioides kongjuensis contains the following:
- a CDS encoding TetR family transcriptional regulator, with product MAEVKRRYHSPLRTGQAEASRAAVLAAARELFVEQGYGGTTIDQVAARAGVSKPTVFTAVGNKATLLKVVRDVAMAGDDDPRSVTDREDVASIARAGDLDRAIVLTARHVLAVNERYDDVHEVIRGAAGADPAVAELWETNEKERHVGAGHLLARLQASPTVPVREAQDRLWLLMATDHYHRLVVARGWSRSAYERWLTDGIRALFAS